attttatgttagtgatgtttgtaaataatattattagaagttttaataatttaatgtcTCATCTCTGTGTCCAAATTGAGACTCCCACGTGTCCATATTTGGAAGGTGTCTCGAAAGAGATTAATGTCAGCTCTTACAAATTCCGAACAAAAGGAATTAATCCAACTTTCTTCTCCTGACTTGAAATGCGATTATCCATCGGAGGGATGAGATCAAGGGTggcatatatataatcatgaaTTCCTCGCATGCATTTCTAATCATTTCTACgaatataatattatctttatatttttcttcgacATTATCATTGATCTTTAACCGTTTACTTTGCTGAATTAGCAGTTACAGATACAAAGATGTTTGAAAAACAACTCTGCTATCAGATGAACTAATCAAACACAATTTAAACAACTATAGATCCTCGTTATATGAGAACCAATTAACCCGGAAGTCCTTTGTGGCCACCAGAGGAACATCTTCCATCACTTTCTCTTGTCCTTTGGGATAATAAATTCCTGTTCTCTCGTGGGGAACCCACACGTAACTACCATCACTTTCTCCGACAGAGCTCTTGTTCTTCACTTCCTCAGCTTCTAATTTCACAGTAGTCTCACGCATCATATCTGGAGAAGCAGAGCTCCTCTTATGGTGCGTTTTCCGCACCATTGGCCTGTGTTTTACAAGGAAACATTTTGTTAGCCAATACATGTAATGCTCGGATCTGTTCAAATGAAAAAACATGCAACGAGCAGCATAGTTATAGATCAAACTCACTGATTCAAATGAAAGGTTCTTACTTGAAAAGCATGGAGTTCACGGTCTGCGTTCCTCTAGCAAATGACCACCCTCCCATCTCTCTCCCTcgtctctgatctctctctctatcccAGAGATGTAGCTAGATACATGGATTACTACATAGCACGTAATGTATATGTACAGGATATGAGGATGTCATAGGGTTATCCATTTTGCTTTTCCCAATGGAGAATTTGGAATGAGTTATGGGACGTTTCTGCATACGTCGTTG
This is a stretch of genomic DNA from Carya illinoinensis cultivar Pawnee chromosome 3, C.illinoinensisPawnee_v1, whole genome shotgun sequence. It encodes these proteins:
- the LOC122305632 gene encoding uncharacterized protein LOC122305632, whose translation is MGGWSFARGTQTVNSMLFKPMVRKTHHKRSSASPDMMRETTVKLEAEEVKNKSSVGESDGSYVWVPHERTGIYYPKGQEKVMEDVPLVATKDFRVNWFSYNEDL